A window of Flavobacterium psychrophilum genomic DNA:
GGTAGATATTGTTATTCATAATGCCGGGGCACTTTTGCTTAAACCGTTTGCAGAAATTAGCGCTGAAGAGTTTGAATACATTTATAAAGTAAACGTATTTGGCGTGGCTGCGCTTGACAGGGTAGTGTTGCCTTATATGCAGGCTGGCGGGCATGTTATAACTATAAGTAGTATGGGTGGTGTTCAGGGCACTGTTAAGTTTGCAGGACTGGCTGCATACAGTTCCAGTAAAGGGGCTGTAATAACGCTTAGCGAGCTTTTAGCCGAAGAATACCGTGATAAGGGAATTGCGTTTAATGTACTTGCTTTAGGGGCTGTAAACACAGAGATGCTTCAGGAAGCTTTCCCAGGGTATGAGGCTCCACTCTCGCCAAAAGAAATGAGTGATTATATCTTTAATTTTGCTCTTACAGGGCATAAATATTTTAACGGTAAGGTACTGCAGGTTTCCAGTACCACTCCCTAATTAATCAGCTGTTTTTAGATTGAAACATATACTTGCGCCATATATACCGGAACATGCAACAGATACAGTTTTTGAGCTGATAAAACTCTATGGGGTTAACTTAAAAATTGTAAATGAGCGCGTAACACGTCATGGTGATTATCGTCGCGATCCTAATGGCCAGCACCAGATAACGGTAAATGCTAATCTTAATAAATACAGGTTTCTTATTACTTTAATTCACGAAATAGCACATTTGGCTGCTTTCGAAAAGTTTGGGAGGAATATAAAACCACACGGTGATGAGTGGAAAGTAACTTTTCAGAAACTTATGGTTCCATTTATACGTCCCGAAATATTTCCTACCCAGTTATTGCCTTTACTGGCAAGGCATTTCAGGAATCCGAAAGCCAGTAGCGATACCGATGCAACACTGTCTTTGGCGCTAAAACAATTTGATGAAAGGTCTGAAAAGAATTATATCTTTGAAATTCCTTACGGAAGTAATTTCAGGATTCATAACGGTAAGATCTTTAAAAAAGGTGCGCAGCGCATTAAGCGGTTTGAGTGTCTTGAAGTAAGTACGGGCAGGGTTTATCTGTTTAATCCTAATGCAGAAGTAGAGCTGCTGTCGTAAGTGTTAAATGAAAATTAAACGGTTTTGATTTTCACTTTTTTAGTGAAATCTTTACTTAGAAATTAAATTCATAGCAATGAACAAAAATTATTTTGCGGTATTAATGGCGGGCGGTGTAGGTTCGCGCTTTTGGCCGGTAAGTACTGCACAATTTCCTAAACAGTTTCATGATATGCTTGGAACTGGAGAAACACTTATTCAGAAAACTTTCAGCAGGTTAACCCAGATTATACCGAAAGAGAATATACTTATACTTACTAACGAAATATATAATGACATAGTGCTGGAACAATTGCCGGAGGTGTCTCCTGAGCAAATTGTACTTGAACCTGCTATGCGTAACACTGCACCATGCATTTTGTATGCATCACTTAAAATTCAGAAAATAAATCCTGATGCTGTTATGGTGGTAGCACCTACAGACCATTGGATTGAAGACGAAGCCGCATTTTTAGATAATCTTCAGCGCGCTTTTGACTGTGCCCAAAAAGAAGAAGTTTTAATGACGCTTGGTATAAAACCTACTTTTCCTAATACAGGATATGGCTACATTGAATACGATGCCCAAAATGAAAGGCAAATTAAAAAGGTTACCCAGTTTAGGGAGAAACCTGATTATACTACTGCAAAATCATTTTTAGAACAGGGTAATTTCCTTTGGAATGCCGGTATATTTATATGGGGCGTAAAAGCAGTTACGAAAGCCTTTGTGAAATTTCAGCCCACAATGTATGAACTGTTCATGAATGGCTATGATATTTACAATACGCCTGCCGAGAAGAATTTTATTATTGAAAATTATGGTAATAGCGAGAATATGTCTATTGACTATGCTGTAATGGAAAAAGCACCAAACGTATATGTGCTTCCGGCTGCTTTTGACTGGAATGATCTTGGTACATGGGGATCGTTGCACGATAAGCTTGCTAAAGACGAAAACAATAATACGGTTGTTAATGCTAGGGTTTTTATGGAAAACTCGTCTAACAATATTATAAGGGCAGATAAAGGAAAGACCGTAATTATAGACGGTATTAACAATTATATCATTGTAGATAAAGAAGATATTCTGCTTATATATCCTAAAGAAAAAGAGCAGGAAATTAAAAAAATTACAGAACTTGTTACCGGTTCTGCCAAAAAAGTCTGATATAAGTAATTGTTTTTGATATCATTTGTAGGGTTTTTTTGGTTTTAGCTGTTATCTTTATTGCACTTAAACCAAACCAACCAAGCATGAACCAACGATTACCTTACGTAAGGGTGTTATTTACTGTAATAACGCTTTTTTTTACTTTACACTCGTTTGCTCAGTTACCTCCTTTTAATTTTACTGTGTCCGTAACAGATCAGACATGCCTTAATAATGGCGTACTTACTTTTACTACATCGGGCACCCAGGCCGGGGCGGGCATTACATTTACAGTGTATAAGCTTCCGGATACAATTAACTACGTGATAGAAACTACCAATACGGTAGTACCCGGCCGTTCGGCGGGAAACTATCGTATTGTGGCTACCCAGTCATTAAATGGTCAGGTAATTACCAACACACAAGATGTTGTTATAGCCAATCTTATAGCACCTTTAGATTTTGTACTTATTGCCAAATCTGCGCTTTGTGGTAATGATGGCGCTATTACGGTGACAACCATTTCCGGATATCCTGCATCCTACGAAATTATAGAAGGCCCTGTATTGAGGCCGCTTCAGTCATCAAATATATTTAGCGGTCTACCTACAGGCTTGTATAGGGTTAGGGTTTTTGATATTTGCGGGGAGGGAGATCCTAAAGAAGTATTGGTTCAGCAGGCTACTCCAGGGCTAAGTATAGGTGTTATCAGCGATATTGAATATCTCAACTGTAATGACCTGATAGTCACGCAGGATTTTTTTCCACCTACAGGAACTCAAATTGCCTATCCTATTTACATACAAATTACCGTTTATCCTCCGGGCGGGGCGGCACCCGTGGTATTAAACCAGGTTGTAACCGGTGGTTCTACATTTCCTTTAAATATTCCGTATTATCCGGGTAATTACACCTACGATATTAAAGCTACAGATTCATGTGGCAGGGTTTATAATAAAACATCTAACGGACTTACAGCAGTAAATAAAGATCTTGCTTTGTCTGTTGACAGACAGGAAGAAGATTGCGGTGACAATTATTTTATCATAAGGCCCGAAAATTTTACACCTCCTTATACCCTTAGTTTTCCAACGGCTCCCGATGGTTTTAATCCGTTACTGATTAATCCTGATCATCCTGAATTCATTACTAATGAGGCTGTGTATGGTGGTAACGGTGTATATGTGCCCGAAGGTCCATATGTAGTAAATATTATAGATGGATGTCTGAGAACGGCAACACTTTCATTCACAATAGTAGATATTCCTATAGAGCCTGCAGTCGCCGAAACCGACGCGGATTGTAACGATCCTAACGGATCTATTAGTATAACGATTCCCGGTAGGGAGATTACGGAGATCAAAATGAATAGTGGGCCAAATCCGCCTTATAGCGGTTTCCCTATAGATATGAGTTCGGATGTTGACAGTGAAGGTGAATTTACGTTGGATCCTGCTCCGCAGGGACAATATTTGTTCTTTGTAAAGGATTCCTGCGATGATGAATATCTTGTTGAAGCAGAAATAGGTGTGGCTAATGCAGTACAAACCCTAAGCGTATCACAGCGTCCGGGATGTACACAAGGACAGGGAAGTGTAAAAATCACGGGAACAAAAGGGCTTGGAGGTTTTACAATTACCAATGCGCCGCCAACATTTCCTACCCCTTATGTAGGAACACCTAACATTGCTTCTGATGGGGCTTTTTATATGAACTCTATGCCGGGAGGGCTGTACACTATACAAACGGTTGATGACTGCGGTACAGTTAATACCCAGAATATAACTGTAGCAGGATATAACGTAACTAATAATGATTTTACGGTGACACCACACTGCGGATCTTTTGATTTGGAGTTCCTTCATTTAAGCAACGGTACGTATGTACAGGGATTCTATCTTCAAAAATTTAATGAAACAGATAATGTATGGGAACATCCGGCTACGGGTGTAGATTATGTGGAAGGAAGTCAGGCAACGTCAATTAACTCTGTGGTGCTGTCTAATAATGTGCTTATACCTACGTTGTCCTACATGGGGAGATTCAGGGTGCTAAAAACATTTTTTGTTTACGCTAACGGAAACCTAACCAATATTCGATGCACGCAAGTGCTCCGCGAATTTGAATTTGAAAATGAAAAACCGGTAATTACAGATGTATACGGTTTTCCGTGCAGTAACGGAACAACCGAAGTTGCTGTAGTTGCCCAGGGTGTAGCACCTTTGCATTATGCTATAACAACAAAAGATAACCAGGTGTTTACTGTTGATAACGGAGAGTCTAATGTGTTTACAGGACTGGAAAGCGGAATTTACAATTTCGAAGTTTCCGATGTTTGTGGTTTTGTCAGGAACATCAGGCTTGATGTAGATTCGCTGGATCCTTTGGCAATAAAAGCTGATGGATTCTGCGAAGGCGAAGACAGTTTTTTATTTGTTCAGGAGTTTAGTTTCTTAGATTACAAATGGTATAAGGAAGGTTCACCGAATATGGTGCTTAGCACAACAGGTACTTTATTATTTCCGGATTATGAGTCGGCATCTGATGCAGGCAGCTATATATTAGAAATTACAACCGATAATCCTTTGTCGTGCATGAACCAGATATTAGAATATAATCTAAATTTAAACGCTGTTCCAAATGCGGGAGAAAACATCACAGCCCAGTTTTGTAATGCCGGACAAAGTATCAACCTGAATAACTTTCTTGCTACAGGTATCAGTAGGACGGGTGTATGGGAAGATATGAATGCAACAGGCTTCTTAACGAGCAGTATACTTTCCGGCGATGGTCTTGCGCCAGGAACTTATCAATTTAGGTATACGCTTGCAGGGTTGTGTAACCAAACCGATGAAGCCTTACTTACACTTGAAGTTAGAAACAAGCCGTTGCCGCCTGCGATAAGCGGTACAAGTCCGGTTTGTGAAGGTGTAGACCTTCAGCTTACTGCCGATGCAGTAGGAGGAGCTTCTTATGCGTGGACAGGGCCTAATAGTTTTTCTTCCTCAGAACAAAATCCGCTTATTGAAAATTCAACAGAAAATAATTCAGGAACCTATTCGCTTACCGTAACGGTAAACGGATGTTCTTCCGATGCGGTAGAATATGCGGTAACAGTGCTAGCTGCGCCCAATGCGGGACTTGACGGTATTTCTGCGCCAATTTGTAACGAAGGTAATGCTTTAGATCTTACAGATTATCTTACAGGTACATTCGACGTTGATGGTACGTGGGAAGATGTTGATGCAACAGGTGCTGTAAATGGCGATATGTTTGCAACAGCCGGAATAGCTCCAGGGGTGTATAGGTTTAGATACTCAGTTACGAATATATGTAATGCTACTGATGATGCCCTTGTAACACTGGAGTTGGTTGACATTCCCGATGCTCCAACAGTACAAACGGTAGTACCGATATGTGAAGGTGCCGATATTCAGCTCTCTGCTGATGCTCCTGCTAACGCAATATATTCATGGTCAGGACCGGATGGATTTACATCTGCAGAGCAAAACCCGCTAATTACTGCTGCCGGGATGTCAGCGAATGGAAATTATATAGTAAATGTGAGGGTGAACGGATGCACATCTGATGCTGTTGAAGTTCCTGTTACAGTTAGAGCTATACCTCAGTTTAATGTAGTTGGTAATACGGCACTCTGTGAAGGACAGACGTCGTTATTAACGGTAATACCTGATAACTTTGATGGCGGTACCGTACTTTACAGATGGTATTATGAAGGTACTGAGCTTACGGAAGCTACAGCTAATTTACAGATTGACAATACAGGAATGTATCAGGTAATAGTAGATAATAATAATTGTACTACGGCAAGGGATATTGAGGTTGTTCCTAATGAAAATCCTTTTGAAGTGGTTTTAGATTCCGGATGTATTGATTACGATTATATGCTTTGGATAGCAAATATTGACGATATTCAGGGAGCGGTAGTAACATGGACAGGTCCGGGTGGTTTTTCTTTTACAGGTCCAAGGGCGGATATTACGAATAAGTTCCCGGGTACATATAACGTAACTGTAACGAATGCCGAAGGCTGTACCGCTGAGGCCTCGATTCCCATAGATAATACAACCTGCTATATACCAAGGGGGGTTTCTCCCAACGGTGACGGACTTAATGATACGTTTGACCTATCTAACCTTGATGTTATAAAGCTTAAAATATTCAACAGGTACGGGCTTAAGGTTTATGAAGCCAATAACTATCTGAACGAATGGTATGGGCAGTCAGATAAAGGGACGCTGCCAACAGCTACGTACTATTATGTAGTAACATTATCTGCCGGTAAAGAAGTAACCGGATGGGTTTACCTGCAAAGGGAAGAAAAGTAGAGTATATTGATACAAACAAAAAGCGCTTAGATTATCTAAGCGCTTTTTTTACTTTTTATTGTGATGATTATGATCATCATCTTCTGCTTCAGCTAAAAGGCTTTCACGCACTTTTTTAAACAGGTCTGACGAATAAACAAACTCAACGATAGACTTGTTTCTTGTTTCCAATATCTCCTCGTTATTGCCTTCCCATTCTTTAATTCCATTTTTAAGAAAGACGATCTTTTCGCCAATCTGTAAAACAGAGTTCATATCGTGGGTGTTTATAACTGTAGTAATTTCATATTCTTTAGTAATCTCCTGGATAAGCTCATCAATTACGATAGATGTTTCCGGGTCAAGTCCCGAGTTGGGCTCATCGCAAAAAAGATACTTTGGGTTGTTAACTATAGCCCTTGCAATAGCAACCCTTTTTTGCATACCACCCGAAATTTCATTTGGAAACTTCTTATTGGCATCTTTAAGGTTTACTCTCTCCAGTACTTCGTTTACACGGTCTCTAACCTCACGGGCTCTTTTACTGGTAAACATCTTTAGGGGGAAGCCTACGTTGTCTTCTACGGTCATAGAGTCAAACAATGCACTGCCCTGAAATACCATACCTATTTCTGTACGAAGTGTTCTTTTTTCATCCGGGCTCAGCTCAGAATATATCCTTCCATCAAACGAAATAGTTCCCGAATCGGGCGAGTGAATACCCAAAAGTGTTTTAAGCATAACGGTTTTACCCGATCCGCTTCGGCCTATAATAAGGTTTGTCTTTCCTGTCTCAAACGTTGTGGAGATACCTTTTAATACTTTAGATTCCCCAAACGATTTCTCTATGTCTTTAACCTCTATCATTAGCTTAAAAGTAATTGCGTTATAATATAGTTCACCAAAATGATAACAACACTGGTCCATACAAACGATGTTGTACTTGCTTTACCAACCTCTAACGCTCCACCTTTCATAAAGTAACCATGGAAAGAAGGTATAGTTGCTAATAGGAAACCGAATATAAATGTTTTAAAGAAGGCATAAAACACGTGAAACGGTTTAAAGTCAGTTTGCAAACCCTGTAAAAACTCTTCGCTACCGGCAAAGCCTCCATAAACACCTGCAAGCCATCCACCTAAAATACCCAGGAACATTGCTACCGATATTACAAACGGGTACAATGCAAAAGCAAGTATTTTTGGGAATACAAGGTAGTTAAGCGAGTTAACCCCCATAACTTCCAGTGCATCTATCTGTTCTGTAACACGCATAGTACCTATACTCGATGTAATATAAGAACCTGCACGACCAGCCATAATTATGGAAATAAAGGTTGGTGCAAACTCCAGTATAACCGACTGCCTTGTTGCAAAAGCAATAAGCGATTTTGGTATTAGCGGGTTTGTTAAGTTAAGTGCTGTTTGTATCGCCACAACCCCGCCTATGAAGAACGAGATAAATGCAACGATGCCCATAGAGCCTATAATAAGGTCATCTATTTCTTTTAAGATCAGTGGTTTCATCACCTTCCACTTAGTTGGTTTATTAAAAACCTCCTTAAGCATAAGGAAATAACGGCCTATCTGGTGTAATGCTTTTATCATTTATGAGTCGAAAATAAAAGGCTAAAGTACCGAATTGTAGCCAGTAATTAGTATTAGTTAATAGTTTTTTAATACTCTTAGGGTTAAAAGAGTTTCTGTTTCATCTTCTTCCAGCGGTAGGCACGAATAAATTTTGCCTGCTCGTTGGTGACCAGCAAAGGCCTGTTCTCTTTTTTTGCTTTCAGGAACCCATTAATGTAGTCGATAAAAAGTAAAGGTTTCTTTTTACGCATGGCTAGCTTGGCACCTGCAATAGAGGTTATCAGGAATCCGTAGCCCAGGGTGTAAAATGCCTCTCCCTGTTTGTAGCGTGCCGCTTTGTTATAGTTGGCTCCGGTAGGTTTAAGGTGTTTTACTTTAAGATTTTCAAAAGTAACTACTTTCCATCCATAAAATTTGGCAAGCAATTCATCTACTGTATCCCAACCCATAGCAGGGCGCAGGCCTCCCATTTTTAGGAACAATTCTTTTCGGTAGGCTTTAAACGCACCACGAATATGGTCTTTATCGGTAAGGTTTTCTAATATCCACTCGCTGTTTTTTTCAATGTAGGCAAATCCGCCTGCCATTCCCACTTTGTTATCAGCCTTAAAAGCGTTTAGGATAGTCTCAAAATAATCAGGAGGTAGGATAAGGTCGGCATCAAGCTTTACAATGATGTCGTAATTTTCATCTATGGTTTCATATCCTGCCTGAAAAGCCTGTATGACCTTGCTGCCGGGCATGTGTACTGCATCCGACTTTTTGTTTACCAGCGATATCCAGGGGTGCTTTTCCGCAAATGCGGTAACAATTGCAGCAGTACCATCGGTAGAGTTGTCATTTACCACCACAATTTTTGCAGGCAGTACAGTTTGTTCGGCAAGCGACTGCAGGGTAAGTGCCATAAATGCTTCTTCGTTGTGTGCAGGTATAATCGCGTAGTATTTCATGCGTGTGGATAAAATGAATGCAAATATCCCTATTTTTGTGCTATTAAGAAAGAACAGCCTTGAATAAAAAAGTTTTTGTTGTACTTGTTACCTATAACGGCAGCCATTGGATAGATAAGAACATACAGTCATTACTGGATTCTGATTATCCGGTGCATATTATTGCTATAGATAACAATTCTACAGACAACTCTGCTGCACTACTGGCAAAGTATCCTCAAGTAGACCTGATACAATCTCCCGATAACTTGGGATTTGGTAAAGCCAATAACATAG
This region includes:
- a CDS encoding short-chain dehydrogenase, with product MKNIIITGTSRGIGYELALQFANAGNNVLAVSRKIPQAFIENQNIACLGIDLASGEGLENIKDFIESTWHKVDIVIHNAGALLLKPFAEISAEEFEYIYKVNVFGVAALDRVVLPYMQAGGHVITISSMGGVQGTVKFAGLAAYSSSKGAVITLSELLAEEYRDKGIAFNVLALGAVNTEMLQEAFPGYEAPLSPKEMSDYIFNFALTGHKYFNGKVLQVSSTTP
- a CDS encoding metallopeptidase, which codes for MKHILAPYIPEHATDTVFELIKLYGVNLKIVNERVTRHGDYRRDPNGQHQITVNANLNKYRFLITLIHEIAHLAAFEKFGRNIKPHGDEWKVTFQKLMVPFIRPEIFPTQLLPLLARHFRNPKASSDTDATLSLALKQFDERSEKNYIFEIPYGSNFRIHNGKIFKKGAQRIKRFECLEVSTGRVYLFNPNAEVELLS
- a CDS encoding mannose-1-phosphate guanylyltransferase; protein product: MNKNYFAVLMAGGVGSRFWPVSTAQFPKQFHDMLGTGETLIQKTFSRLTQIIPKENILILTNEIYNDIVLEQLPEVSPEQIVLEPAMRNTAPCILYASLKIQKINPDAVMVVAPTDHWIEDEAAFLDNLQRAFDCAQKEEVLMTLGIKPTFPNTGYGYIEYDAQNERQIKKVTQFREKPDYTTAKSFLEQGNFLWNAGIFIWGVKAVTKAFVKFQPTMYELFMNGYDIYNTPAEKNFIIENYGNSENMSIDYAVMEKAPNVYVLPAAFDWNDLGTWGSLHDKLAKDENNNTVVNARVFMENSSNNIIRADKGKTVIIDGINNYIIVDKEDILLIYPKEKEQEIKKITELVTGSAKKV
- a CDS encoding phosphonate ABC transporter ATP-binding protein, whose amino-acid sequence is MIEVKDIEKSFGESKVLKGISTTFETGKTNLIIGRSGSGKTVMLKTLLGIHSPDSGTISFDGRIYSELSPDEKRTLRTEIGMVFQGSALFDSMTVEDNVGFPLKMFTSKRAREVRDRVNEVLERVNLKDANKKFPNEISGGMQKRVAIARAIVNNPKYLFCDEPNSGLDPETSIVIDELIQEITKEYEITTVINTHDMNSVLQIGEKIVFLKNGIKEWEGNNEEILETRNKSIVEFVYSSDLFKKVRESLLAEAEDDDHNHHNKK
- a CDS encoding ABC transporter permease, whose protein sequence is MIKALHQIGRYFLMLKEVFNKPTKWKVMKPLILKEIDDLIIGSMGIVAFISFFIGGVVAIQTALNLTNPLIPKSLIAFATRQSVILEFAPTFISIIMAGRAGSYITSSIGTMRVTEQIDALEVMGVNSLNYLVFPKILAFALYPFVISVAMFLGILGGWLAGVYGGFAGSEEFLQGLQTDFKPFHVFYAFFKTFIFGFLLATIPSFHGYFMKGGALEVGKASTTSFVWTSVVIILVNYIITQLLLS
- a CDS encoding glycosyl transferase family 2; amino-acid sequence: MKYYAIIPAHNEEAFMALTLQSLAEQTVLPAKIVVVNDNSTDGTAAIVTAFAEKHPWISLVNKKSDAVHMPGSKVIQAFQAGYETIDENYDIIVKLDADLILPPDYFETILNAFKADNKVGMAGGFAYIEKNSEWILENLTDKDHIRGAFKAYRKELFLKMGGLRPAMGWDTVDELLAKFYGWKVVTFENLKVKHLKPTGANYNKAARYKQGEAFYTLGYGFLITSIAGAKLAMRKKKPLLFIDYINGFLKAKKENRPLLVTNEQAKFIRAYRWKKMKQKLF